Proteins from a single region of Dyadobacter fanqingshengii:
- a CDS encoding DUF3072 domain-containing protein, whose protein sequence is MADINKNESDEAKNLTDENGQIQGSNTVKDPDEWTTGDEAMTGAQQSYLKTLSDEAGEEFDETLSKAEASKRIDELQHKTGRGLK, encoded by the coding sequence ATGGCTGATATAAATAAAAATGAGTCGGACGAGGCAAAGAACCTTACTGACGAAAACGGACAGATACAAGGTTCCAACACGGTTAAGGATCCCGACGAATGGACCACTGGCGACGAGGCCATGACCGGTGCGCAGCAATCGTACCTCAAAACACTTTCTGACGAAGCCGGCGAAGAATTCGACGAAACACTAAGCAAAGCCGAAGCGTCCAAAAGAATCGACGAGCTGCAACACAAAACGGGTCG